The Lonchura striata isolate bLonStr1 chromosome 7, bLonStr1.mat, whole genome shotgun sequence genome window below encodes:
- the LOC144246635 gene encoding C-type lectin domain family 2 member B-like isoform X3: MDREQGAVCSWQRDEGCELQESEFCSTHGGVNESLENRSATQNPLRRFLGEWFSSRPVLTAVLILLLLVLVLALGVALAVQSAAQVPVTPEILQCCPPGWVGSNGVCYYLSRDSRSWDQAQERCSELGASLAILQDEAMDLLFCLRGNVDYWIGLRRRGERLHWGDGSSYSSRVPVFGNSECVFLAENRLRSENCSNEQPYVCSKAQAAL, encoded by the exons ATGGATCGGGAGCAAGGTGCTGTTTGTTCCTGGCAGAGAGATGAGGGCTGTGAGCTGCAGGAGAGTGAATTCTGCTCCACCCATGGGGGGGTGAATGAGTCCCTGGAGAACCGGTCAGCAACACAGAATCCACTCAGAAGATTCCTGG GTGAGTGGTTCAGCTCCCGTCCCGTGCTCACGGCGGTGCtgattctgctgctcctggtgctggtgctggcttTGGGGGTGGCCTTGGCTGTGCAGTCAG cagcacaggttCCAGTCACACCTGAGATTCTGCAGTGCTGTCCCCCTGGCTGGGTTGGGTCCAATGGGGTCTGCTACTACTTGTCAAGGGATTCCAGGAGCTGGGATCAGGCTCAGGAACGGTGCTCGGAGCTCGGGGCCTCCCTGGCCATTCTCCAGGATGAGGCCATG GATTTGCTCTTCTGCCTCCGCGGGAACGTCGATTACTGGATCGGGCTGCGCAGACGGGGCGAGCGCCTGCACTGGGGGGACGGCAGCAGCTACAGCTCCAG ggTTCCTGTCTTTGGCAATTCCGAGTGTGTGTTCCTGGCTGAGAACAGATTGAGGAGTGAGAACTGCTCAAATGAGCAGCCGTATGTCTGCAGCAAGGCCCAAGCTGCCCTGTGA
- the LOC144246635 gene encoding C-type lectin domain family 2 member B-like isoform X2, giving the protein MDREQGAVCSWQRDEGCELQESEFCSTHGGVNESLENRSATQNPLRRFLGEWFSSRPVLTAVLILLLLVLVLALGVALAVQSAPQVPVTPATPQLVLGCPHGWVGYNGVCYYLSRDYRSWDQAQERCSELGASLAILQDEAMDLLFRLRGNVDYWIGLRRWGERLHWGDGSSYSSRVPVLGNSPCVYLADDKFRSEMCSNERPYVCSKAQAAL; this is encoded by the exons ATGGATCGGGAGCAAGGTGCTGTTTGTTCCTGGCAGAGAGATGAGGGCTGTGAGCTGCAGGAGAGTGAATTCTGCTCCACCCATGGGGGGGTGAATGAGTCCCTGGAGAACCGGTCAGCAACACAGAATCCACTCAGAAGATTCCTGG GTGAATGGTTCAGCTCCCGTCCCGTGCTCACGGCGGTGCtgattctgctgctcctggtgctggtgctggcttTGGGGGTGGCCTTGGCTGTGCAGTCAG CACCACAGGTTCCAGTCACACCTGCAACTCCGCAGTTGGTTCTGGGCTGTCCCCATGGCTGGGTTGGGTACAATGGGGTCTGCTACTACTTGTCAAGGGATTACAGGAGCTGGGATCAGGCTCAGGAACGGTGCTCGGAGCTCGGGGCCTCCCTGGCCATTCTCCAGGATGAGGCCATG GATTTGCTCTTCCGCCTCCGCGGGAACGTCGATTACTGGATCGGGCTGCGCAGATGGGGCGAGCGCCTGCACTGGGGGGACGGCAGCAGCTACAGCTCCAG ggTTCCTGTCCTTGGCAATTCCCCGTGTGTGTACCTGGCTGACGATAAATTCCGCAGTGAGATGTGCTCAAATGAGCGGCCATATGTCTGCAGCAAGGCCCAAGCTGCCCTGTGA
- the LOC144246635 gene encoding C-type lectin domain family 2 member D-related protein-like isoform X1: MDREQGAVCSWQRDEGCELQESEFCSTHGGVNESLENRSATQNPLRRFLGEWFSSRPVLTAVLILLLLVLVLALGVALAVQSGKGGAAGWAQPLGAERGPCSLQRGILRPSPLPPPAAQVPVTPEILQCCPPGWVGSNGVCYYLSRDSRSWDQAQERCSELGASLAILQDEAMDLLFCLRGNVDYWIGLRRRGERLHWGDGSSYSSRVPVFGNSECVFLAENRLRSENCSNEQPYVCSKAQAAL; this comes from the exons ATGGATCGGGAGCAAGGTGCTGTTTGTTCCTGGCAGAGAGATGAGGGCTGTGAGCTGCAGGAGAGTGAATTCTGCTCCACCCATGGGGGGGTGAATGAGTCCCTGGAGAACCGGTCAGCAACACAGAATCCACTCAGAAGATTCCTGG GTGAGTGGTTCAGCTCCCGTCCCGTGCTCACGGCGGTGCtgattctgctgctcctggtgctggtgctggcttTGGGGGTGGCCTTGGCTGTGCAGTCAGGTAAGGGAGGGGCAGCAGGCTgggcccagcccctcggggcagAGCggggtccctgctccctgcagaggggAATCCTCAgaccttctcctcttccccctccagcagcacaggttCCAGTCACACCTGAGATTCTGCAGTGCTGTCCCCCTGGCTGGGTTGGGTCCAATGGGGTCTGCTACTACTTGTCAAGGGATTCCAGGAGCTGGGATCAGGCTCAGGAACGGTGCTCGGAGCTCGGGGCCTCCCTGGCCATTCTCCAGGATGAGGCCATG GATTTGCTCTTCTGCCTCCGCGGGAACGTCGATTACTGGATCGGGCTGCGCAGACGGGGCGAGCGCCTGCACTGGGGGGACGGCAGCAGCTACAGCTCCAG ggTTCCTGTCTTTGGCAATTCCGAGTGTGTGTTCCTGGCTGAGAACAGATTGAGGAGTGAGAACTGCTCAAATGAGCAGCCGTATGTCTGCAGCAAGGCCCAAGCTGCCCTGTGA